In Vicia villosa cultivar HV-30 ecotype Madison, WI linkage group LG7, Vvil1.0, whole genome shotgun sequence, the DNA window GCTAGGAACCAAACCGGAACAGGCGCAAGTAGACCGATGAGGAAAAACCAGTTCATTCCAGGGTAAATTCCGTCCTTGGTGAACATTCTCTGTGGTCCTATTACTCCCCATATGATTGAAGCATTGTAAAACACATCATCACCGGGACAAGTCCAAGGACTACCTTCTGGCAACAATGCTGGGTTACACATGTTAGGAATAGTTGTTAGAAGCCACCATGCTGTGGCGTAGCTTACAACTGTACCAACCACAGTTCCTACCAACTGTATTACGAACATAGATTTTGGAGGAATTTTCATGTAGTGGCCTAATTTGAAGTCACCAATAAAAGTAAGTGCCTGCGCCATGCTAATGTATCCGTAAGTCTTGAAGGTAACATTAGCAAGAGGCTTTCCGGGGTAAAGGTACCCAATGATCAACTCTGTGATCACATTTAGCCCAGGTTGCTGCATAAAAAGTAGTAACATGTTTTAGCTTATTTTTTAGAAGCCCTTATGAAGAGGTCGGAGGgcaaataaagaaaaacatacCATGTTTGTTGTTGCTTGAATGACACCAACTGGCAAAGTGAAAACTAATGCAATTACTAGGGAAAGTAAGACTCCCCACCATGGAAGTTGGAGTTGCTTGCCAAAGCCTTCACAACATACCAAGGCCAAAATAATCATAAGGACTAAGATTGTCATGAACCACCACTCAGGGACTTGTGCGTAGTTTTTCTTCATGATTCTTGTATGCACGTCTCCGGTTTGTTCTTTTAGTGCGGCTGTTGTCTTCCTCCACATCACAAGAATCTCTCTTTCAAATTCACAGTCACCagagtatatatatatagttagatggttaattataaaaattgtatCAATAATACGTAATCAAAGATTGTGGAATCTAAGGAAACATACTTTCCATGGAAGAGGAAAACGTGAGAAATGGTGGCAGTCAGAATTGCAAAGCTCAATCCGTAGTCAAATGCAAATATGACACTAAGATAGAGTTTGCTGTAATTGTTATAATTATCCAAATCAATGTCAAAGGTTTTATCATTAAGAATCCTGCTAACGTTATATATTGCACCAGTGGAATCAAATGTGTGAGAACTGATCATGGGAAATTTTTTGGCTTCATAAAAATTGTTCCAATAGGTAATGGGAACCACCATATAGATAAATATGAAAAATCCAACAAGTATGTTGATAATGGCAAAACCAGGTATAGGCAAAGGACTCTGTAAGAAACCAGCAACAGTATTCCAATCAAGGGTAAATGAACCAATACCAAGACCCTTCATTCCTGAACCAATTTGCTGAGCAGTGACAGATTTTTTCCATATCAAACAAACAATAGAGATGGCTGATAACGATTGGAAGAAGTAGCCTGGAATAGTGTAATAAGCAAAGCTAGCAATAAAGACCAGGAAAAAGAATTGCAGTCTTGTGTTTCCTCCTTTAGGCCTAACTTCTTTTTCATGGAATGCCCTGTGTCATTCAAGGTTCATTTACCAAtgagaaaaaacgaaaaaaatcaacATCATAGTTCTAAACAATAAATATATGAAGCACATACAAATACTAGACACGAACACATTAACACATTAAAACTGCTAATAacattgaatataatcacatgtgtATCAGACATGACACACTTGCAAAAAAGTGTAGGTTTTAAATATAATCTCATAGTAAAATTGTCACGGTTAAACCATGACTAAATATGACCCGTAACTGTTTTAAATATACAACATTTATGAACAATAATATTCCTCAAAAATGTGTTACCACCACTTCTTATATTTAAGGACAGAGTAGTAGTTAGTTAGCTTTACATATTTTAAATTAACATGAAAGAATTTGCACACACAAAGAGAgtgatagaaaaaaaataaagaaatacctGAAAAGAGACACCTGGACAAGATTTGCAGGCCACCACATGTAGGGAGAGTCCACAAGGAACTTTCTGAAAATACCAGCCCATCCATAACCAAGCATCTAAAAAATTCATGAACAAAAAGAATCATTATTTTGGATGATTATTATATTAATTGGAAAAAAATGTTTTCAcacttaaaaaaacaaaaattttcacCTGAGTTGTAATTGATAGCAAAAGAGCAGCAATTGGATTGATACTCCTGCGGTAAAAAGCCTTAACAATGGCGATAATGTTAATGGCATAAGCACCACTAGATCCACAAGTAGCAAGAATGGTAATGAGGGCATGTTCCTTCACATTGAATGGTCCAGGATTCAATGTGAAAGACCAATTGAGGACGGGAAATTTATATACTGTGGTAGGAAGTGTTGCAGCCATTAGTTTTCCGATTGGGAGAGAAACAATCTGTGCTGACACAGAAGAGACATATAGAGGGGTGGTTCTGAAAGAAAAGAATTGGTTTACAAATGAAAGGATAATGCAACTTGCCAAACCAATAACCCATGTCCTAAATGTAAGTGCTGGGAGTGAAGGGTCGTCTGTTATTGGCACCGTTAGTCTCACCTGTTCTATAGGTGAATCATTCACTTCTTCTGTCTCATCATCATCTGCATCAAACAATCTCTAGCTTTAGATTCAAAAACACATAACAATGTCAAGTTAACAATAAACAACATACGATTCATATTTTGGTTCTCATTGAGGTTGACCAAATCATTATAAGCCACCATGATTTTGACAAAAGCTACAATTCGAAGCTTCTACAAAAATCATGGTGGCACAGTGATTCCGTCGAACTCAATGCTCAATCAAACATCTATTAAGATAATCAAAACATTCCAACGCGATTTTAACAAAAACTACATTTTGGAGTTTCTACGAAAATTTAATTGTAATCAAAATATCTCAGGACGCGCCACAAAGATTTTGTTTacaaaaaaaactataatttGAAACATGTAACGATTTGCCACCGTGATTTTGACAAAAACTATACACGTGGCACAATACTTTTGTTAAAATCATTCTTCATTCAAACATCTTATCAAACACCTTAATGTCTACAATTTCACACCATGAAAATGAAAGtaataaaatgaaaatttcttcacataacatatataacataTTAAGATAAACATGAAAGCTCTATCAATCAAGAACAATGAGACAATGTATGAACACAAACATGAACATAAAcatgaacataaacataaacatgaacATAAACATGAACATGAATCATGTTTGACATGAAAATGATAACAACTAAATGCAAAAAAAAGGTAAACCTTTGATTGAAAGTTTGGATTCATCATGATCCTTAGTATGAACAGGAAATGTATCTCCAACGACCCCTGCCATTGCAGAGACAGGAATCTTTGAAGAAATTGAAACCAAAATTGTTCTGTCACACGAGAATCTCTATGCAATTATTCAACCTTTTTATAGGGATAATGTTTTTCATACACAAAGACAACTGTTATTTTTATTAACCGTTATTATTATATGGCAATGTGAGAAGTAAGAGGTAAGTATATATTACACAtttcatatatattaatataaaccattttatgataattatatatatatttttaaatattaagaaTGAATGTGACTCAAAATGATGGCAATGTGAGAAGTAAGAGATAAGTATGGCGGTATTTAAGGTAACAAAATATTTGTAGTTGAGAAAAAGCTGACTAGCTGTTataattgaatattttgattttatgacttattttgagttttaaaatAAGATATTTTTTTACTATAAAAAGTTACTGTATGTGTGAATATTTCATGacaaaattaattattgaaaatACTCCTTTGCTTTTTGTGTATTTCGTTCTATTTAATGTTTTAATTTTGAAAGATTTGTTTAGGGAACACAATGTTATTTGgagtttgattaattaattaaaatttagaatatttaaaagtattcaacaaattttttttgagttaaatatatttttggttctTATAAATTTCTCGAATTCAATTTTTAGttcctaaaattaaaattatgttttatttcttataaaattatttttgtaagactttttaaaaaaggattaaaattacgtgaataaataattttgtagagtttaaaacatatttttttataagaattaaaagttaaatttaataattttgttggtataaaaaatctatttaaaattttttaagttatttaatttaacTAAATTTAGCTTTTAAATTTGGTAATAattgataatttaattaaaatgttgatTAAAATGTATCTTTTGTTTATAACAAAAAAAGTAAAGAgagcataattatttaattttttttatttgtgtttCTTAATATGAAttaaactattaatattatttcattttaattataattttggtgCTTCTATTTTATCTCTGATCGATAAATTTGctctctattttaaatttaaccAGTGTTGATCTTCTTCTTATATTTTCGCACGTAAAATtaagatatttttattttttaaattataaatttttttatgacaAATCATCGAatataaaactattaaaaaatttatagataattatttacaaattatctttttattctatttatacaattatttatttataaataagagGAGGGCTAACAACACTCTCTCTAACAATCAATTTATTATTGGTTAAAATATGTGTGGGTCTCTTACTTTGGAAATGGATTCCACATAAAGTGGTAgaacccacacatgtttcaaccaataaaaagtgAGTGTTAGAAAGAATggtgaaaagagagtgttgctagcatttctttataaataattattttacaattttatttaaaaaattcaaactcaTTTTTAGGAACTAAGCAGGTAACATTGAACTAGAACCACAAGTGCAAATAGCACTATtatatttagaagaaaaaaacaataGTAATAAATTTTTAGTTATATACTGAAAATTTCATATAGATATCGGAAATTTTGTTGATTTTCCCTATTTACCGCGCCAGATGATACatattgaaaatataaaatttttggTACCGGATATTTGAAATTTCCAGTGTGACTTCAATTTATAAGATtaccgaaaatttgaaattttcagtaATTGAAAAATActagaaatttaaaatttctggTAATACGGagacttaattttttttgaataaaatacatGTAGAAATAACGAACCGtcttaatatataaatgaaataaatatcatacaTAGATGCATTACAACAAAACTATAGTTTTTGCATCATTAAAACAATTCTTCCCAAATGTGTGACTTCCTAGACAGTTCTTTCCCGTGTTTGAACCGACCAGCATATGCTGATTCCCATACTTTTGTATTATTAGAACAATTCTTCCTCCAATGATTAGGGACGGGAGGCAATGGACAATCGGGTCTCAACTACACCTGAACCCAATGGTTACGGTTGACAAAACCAACAACAATGATTGTATGTCGACTTGTGAGGACTTACCtcatattctgaaatttacaatTTCGTCCAAAACCCATGAATAGATTCCAAAGTTATAAGTATGCCTAGAATGTGGTAACCGACGAGCTGACACACACACACGGTAACCCATGTGTTGTTCTAATGTAACAACCACACCTCTGCTTGCTCGCACCAACAAATTTGACTCTTTCTATTTTATTTCCAGTGAGTTGTATACACTGTCTTGAAACAAAAATGTACAATTTAGAATAGAATGAAGTGTTATACCGATGCTCAATATTGATGATACTTTTTTGAAACGACACTCTTATGGAACCTAGCTGCAACTTCAACATTGTGTTCATAGCATCCCAGCTTGCACATAAATCACCACGACTTGTAGTCAACATGTTCTTCAGTTTCTAATGTGCAGACTCCACCCTAGAAATCATATACACATTAAATAAACAACTCACAAATAGAAAACATAaacatattttcttttagaaGAGTGTACCTGTTTGTTGGTGTATTCCCTAAATGAGTGACTTTGTTAGCTCATGCAGCAACAAATCTTTTTTTACTAGTGTTAACAAtgtttctttcacatacttgactAATAATGGAATATCACCACATACCCTCTCGAAGTGGTTGAGATGTACATCAAATTCGTCTTTTGTATTTGAATACATCACGTCGTTCTGTTGATCCATGACATGTTCTTGTCTTTCTGATTTCACACACTCTTTACATTTCATGCTAacgttttttgaaatatgaaacgtACACAACAAATGAGACGCATTTGGATATATAGAATCAATGACATTCATTAATGCAAGTTTCCGGTCCGTCACCATGACATCTCGTAGCAACTTTTCAGAATAGAACAACTCTTTAAGCCTCTCTAGTGCCCATGTGAAGTTCTTCTCCCTTTCATGTTCCAAATATGCAAAAGCAACGAAAAATTTTAGGTTTTAAAGAAATTTTCGCTACTGTGTTTTCTACCGGAAATTTGTGAAATTTCCGGTAATGAGTTTTGTAAAATTACCGGAATTTTTAAAATCTCCGGTAAATCGcaccggaaatttgaaatttctaatAAATGGATATCGGAAATttgttaaaatcaaataatttatggTATTAGACAAAAAAGTAGTGGAAATTTGCTAGTGGTACCGAAAATTTACTTTTTGTGTGATTTTCTCCAACAATAATTTTTTCtcaaaaaaggtaaaaaaaaattagttaaaaatgGGGGATGACATGTTTAAAAAGAGTGATGGCACGTAGATTTTTAGAAGATTTGTATAGTTGCTTAGAAAGATGTCTGCAAACTTGGAGCTGAGTGGGCTGGTTATCGATAGACTAAATAGATGAATGATGCACCGTCTCTTAATCTGATTTGGAGGATTATTTCGTCCAATGAGGAATATGCTACAACTTGTAGAACTAGTTTTTTGACGAATACTGCCCGAAGAGATAATGTACTAGTTAGCATTATGAGACAATGTTGGAAGGATTTAAATGGGTTATAGGCAACAGAGACAAGATAAACTTTTAGAACATATATTGCTTGGGGGAACCACTAAGTGAGGTTATGCACATTCCGTTACACATGAGACCTATGCTGGCTACTATAGCTGAATATTTTGGACAGAGTACAGACTGCAGATTGAGGGGAGATACAGAAAGGCCCCTAGAATTATTACCATCATCTAGAAAAAAGCAAATATAGAGTGGACAAAAATTAACATGGATGGCTTAGTCCAGGACAATTTAACTGCATGTGGAGCTATTGCAAGGGATCACCAGGGTGGGTTCTTAGGTGTTTTTTTCCGATTAATTTACGACATGAAATATGTTGCATGACGAGCTTATCTCTATTATGATAGCGTTCGAAAATGTGGCGATCAAATGTTGGTCTAAAATAGGGATAGAAGTGGATTCTAAAGGAGCTCCACATTGCACCAGAAACGAATCTCAAATACCTTGGGAACTCTGGTAGAATAATTGCAAGAACCTGCGACTTCTTAAAATTTTCATTCATATATACATAAAAGATAACAAATGCGTGAATAGGCTCTTTAACCAGGTGTAAGCTTGGATTTTCAACCTCATTGAGCTCATGGTATGAAAAAGAAGTTCACAGAAAAGCTAAGTAAAATCTAGAGGTTTAGAAGAGCATTTCAACACAGTCCCTTCAACTCAAAAAATCGAAGTTTCAAGTATAAGATGAAAGTCGAGACTTAGCATTTTTCCCCAGGAGTATTCATTCAAGATTTTGACGACAACAGTATAGTTAGGACTTCGATGTCAGAAGTTAGCATGAGTCCTCGACATTAGTGGTTGGTGCAGAGAAGAGAAAAATAATTGTCTTTTGGCCTTATCCGAAAGAACACGTGGAAACAAATCCAGAGGCAAAAAAATGCAACGAGACGTGTCAATTTCTATGTGCAAAGATTGTGTAAAATTCGGAGTTTTACGCGGAGAAATAATTGTCTGTCGCATGTTAATTTGTATACATGCATTAATTTGAGGTAAAGATCCTCTcaatttctaaaaacaaaatgggGAACTCTATTACTGAAtgtataaaatttatattaacaaCCATGCTTCTGGCAAATGTAAATTGGTTCAAACAGATTAAACTGCTTGAAAAATTCAGTGGACAGAACAAATGAAATGGTTTAATTGAAACAATTTTGCAATCTGTACACCAAGTTCACCTTTTCTAATGTATTTATAAAACttagaaaaaattgaaattacaaACCACAAATCATGTTAACTACAGTGTTGTCTAATGGCAGCTATAATGAAATGAATTTGAACAAAGTGCTAGCTATCAAGTAACTGCAATAGCAGCACTTTGAACAATCAATTATTTTCCGCGATTAACAACACTGGTTAATTATTCTTGAGACATCGTGTACATTTTCATGACCAATGATGATAAGATAGAATGCAAATTTGGAGTTTAAAAGGTAGGACACCCCTTGGTTATTACACCAGGAGCTGTAGGACACGTAGCCAAGGGGCAGTGATCACTTCCGTCAAGACCCCACCAATCTGGACCGAAGATATCGTAATTTTGAAGCGCAAAATAGAGTAACACACCCATGAAAGCAATACCAGCATCCAAAGCTGCTGACAGAATGTAAGTGTGTCTAGCCCACCATGTCTTGTACTTTTTGTAAATATAGAAgttgaagaaaattccaacagCTCCCCATGAAAGATAATTCACTGCTCTAACTGGTGGTATACTCGAGCCACCTGCAAAGATTAGTGGCAGGTGGATGAGTTCAATCCACTTGTGGTTCGGGTATTTGCGAGCTAGGAGCCAAACCGGAACAGGCGCAAGTAGACCGATGAGGAAAAACCAGTTCATTCCAGGGTAAATTCCGTCCTTGGTGAACATTCTCTGCGGTCCTATTACTCCCCATATGATTGAAGCATTGTAAAACACTTCATCACCGGGACAAGTCCAAGGACTACCTTCTGGCAACAATGCCGGGTTACATATGTTTGGAATACTTGTTAGAAGCCACCATGCTGTGGCGAAGTTTGCAGTTGTACCAACCACGGTTCCTGCCAACTGTACTATGAACATAGATCTCGGAGCAATTTTCATGTAGTGGCCTAATTTGAAGTCACGAATAAAAGTAAGTGCCTGCGCCATGCTAATGTATCCGTAAGTCTTGAAGGTAACATTAGCAAGAGGCTTTCCGGGATAAAGGTACCCAATGATCAACTCTGTGATCACATTTAGCCCAGGTTGCTGCATAAAAAGTAGTAACATGTTTTAGCTTATTTTTTAGAAGCCCTTATGAAGAGGCCGGAGGGCTAATAAAGAAAAACTTACCATGTTTGTTGTTGCTTGAATGACACCAACTGGCAAAGTGAAAACTAATGCAATAACTAGGGAAAGTAAGACTCCCCACCATGGAAGTTGGAGTTGCTTGCCAAAGCCTTCGCAACAGAACAAGGCCAAAATAATCATAAGGACTAAGATTGTCATGAACCACCACTCAGGGACTTGTGCGTAGTTTTTCTTCATGATTCTTGTATGCACGTCTCCGGTTTGTTCTTTTAGTGCGGCTGTTGTCTTCCTCCACATCACAAGAATCTCTCTTTCAAATTCACAGTCACCAGAGTATATATATAGTTAGatgttaattataaaaattgtatCAATAATACGTAATCAAAGATTGTGGAAGCTAAGGAAACATACTTTCCATGGAAGAGGAAAACGTGAGAAATGGTGGCAGTGAGAATTGCAAAGCTCAATCCGTAGTCAAATGCAAATATGACACTAAGATAGAGTTTGCTGTAACTGTTATAATTATCCAAATCAATGTCAAAGGTGGTTTCATTAAGAATCCTGCTAACGTTATATATTGCACCAGTGGAATCAAATGTTTGAGAAGTGATCAAGGGAAATTTTTTGGCTTCATAAAAATTGTTCCAATAGGTAATGGGAACCACCATATAGATAAATATGAAAAATCCAGCAAGCAGGTTGATGATGGCAAAACCAGGAACAGGCAAAGGACTATCTAAGAAACCAGCAACAGTATTCCAATCAAGGGTAAATGAACCAATACCAAGACCCTTCATTCCTGAACCAATTTGCTGAGCAGTGACAGATTTTTTCCATATCAAACAAACAATAGAGATggttgatattgattggaaaaagTAGCCTGGAATAGTGTAATAAGTAAAGCTAGCTATGAAGACCAGGAAAAAGAATTGCAGCCTTGTGTTTCCTCCTTTAGGCCTATGTTCTTTTTCGTGAAATGCCCTGTGTCATTCAAGATTCATTTAACAACGAGAAAAACAAGAATTTGCAAGAATTCACATGAAAGAACaacatagaaagaaaaaaaatgaaatacctGAAAAGAGACACCTGGACAAGATTTGCAGGCCACCACATGTAGGGAGAGTCCACAAGGAACTTTCTGAAAATACCAGCCCATCCATAACCAAGCATCTAAAAAATTCATGAacaaaaaaatcattattttggATGATTATTATATTAATTGGAAAAAAACGTTTCAACACTTAACAAAACAAATTTTTTCACCTGAGTTGTAAGTGATAGCAAAAAAGCAGCAATTGGATTGATACTCCTGTGGTAAAAAGCCTTAACAATGGCGACAATGTTAAGGGCATAGGGACCACTATATCCACAAGTAGCAAGGATGGTAATGAGGGCATGTTCCTTCAAATTGAATGGTCCAGGATTCAATGTGAAAGACCAATTGAGGATGGGAAGTTTATATACTGTGGTAGGAAGTGTTGCAGCCATTAGTTTCCCAATTGGTAGAGAAACAATTTGTGCTGACACAGAAGAGACACTTATAGGGGTGGTTCTGTACGAAAAGAACTGGTTTACAAAGGAAAGGATAATGCAACTTGCCATACCAATAACCCATGTCCTAAATGTAAGTGCTGGGAGTGAAGGGTCGTCTGTTATTGGCACCGTTAGTCTCACCTGTTCTATAGGTGAATCATCCACTTCTTCTGCCTCATCATCATCTGCATCAAACAATCTCTAGCTTTATATTCAGACACACATAACAATGTCAAGTTAACAATGAACATCATACGATTCATATTTTGGTTCTCGTTGAGGTTGAACGAATCACTATAAGCCACCATGATTTTGACAAAAGCTACAATTTGAACGCGATTTTAACAAAAGCTACAATTTTGAAGTTTCTACGAAAATTCAATTATCATCAAAACATCTCAGGACGCACCACCGAGATtttgtttacaaaaaaaaaactacaatttGGAACACGTAACGTTGTGCCACCGTGATTTTGACAAAAACAATACACAAGTGGAACAATACTTTTGTTAAAATCATTCTTCACTGAAACATCTTATCAAACACCTTAATGTCTACAATTTCACACCATGAAAATGAAAGTAATGAGACAATGTATGAACACAAACATGAACATGAACATGAACATGAATCATGTTTGACATGAAAATGATGACAAGTATATGCAAGAAAAGGTAAACCTTTGATTGAAAGTTTGGATTCATCATGATCCTTAGTATGAACAGGAAATGTATCTCCATCGACCCCTGCCATTGCAGAGACAGAAATCTTTGAAGAAATTGAAACCAAAATTGTTCTGTCACACTAGAATCTCTATGCAATTATTCAACCTTTTTATAGGGATAATGTTTTTCATACACAAAGAttccatttaattttattacatttaataaattataaaataatacaattatttattatttctaaGACATTTTACATTTAAGGTAGTTTTACCTAAATTATGAGTTGGCTAGATAAGAATTTACTATGGCATTTCATTATATATTAATACTAATATAAAccattttatgataattattcatttttcttttaaatattaagAATGAATGTGACTCAAAATGATGGCAATGTGAGAAGTAAGAGATAAGTATGGCGGTATTTAAGGTAACAAAATATTTGTAGTTGAGAAAAAGCTGAGTAGCTGTTATAATTGATTGTTATGATTTTAtgacttattttgagttttaaaataagacattttttactttaaaaagttACTATATGTGTGAAAATCTCATGACAAAATTAATTATTGAGAATACTCCTTTGCTTTTTGTGTATTTTGTTGTATTTAATGTTTTAATTTTGAAAGATTT includes these proteins:
- the LOC131615694 gene encoding oligopeptide transporter 1-like, which translates into the protein MAGVVGDTFPVHTKDHDESKLSIKDDDETEEVNDSPIEQVRLTVPITDDPSLPALTFRTWVIGLASCIILSFVNQFFSFRTTPLYVSSVSAQIVSLPIGKLMAATLPTTVYKFPVLNWSFTLNPGPFNVKEHALITILATCGSSGAYAINIIAIVKAFYRRSINPIAALLLSITTQMLGYGWAGIFRKFLVDSPYMWWPANLVQVSLFRAFHEKEVRPKGGNTRLQFFFLVFIASFAYYTIPGYFFQSLSAISIVCLIWKKSVTAQQIGSGMKGLGIGSFTLDWNTVAGFLQSPLPIPGFAIINILVGFFIFIYMVVPITYWNNFYEAKKFPMISSHTFDSTGAIYNVSRILNDKTFDIDLDNYNNYSKLYLSVIFAFDYGLSFAILTATISHVFLFHGKEILVMWRKTTAALKEQTGDVHTRIMKKNYAQVPEWWFMTILVLMIILALVCCEGFGKQLQLPWWGVLLSLVIALVFTLPVGVIQATTNMQPGLNVITELIIGYLYPGKPLANVTFKTYGYISMAQALTFIGDFKLGHYMKIPPKSMFVIQLVGTVVGTVVSYATAWWLLTTIPNMCNPALLPEGSPWTCPGDDVFYNASIIWGVIGPQRMFTKDGIYPGMNWFFLIGLLAPVPVWFLARKYPNHKWIELIHMPLIFAGGMNIPPARAVNYLSWGAVGIFFNFYIYKKYKTWWARHTYILSAALDAGIAFMGVLLYFALQNYDIFGPDWWGLDGTDHCPLATCPTAPGIITKGCPTF
- the LOC131617766 gene encoding oligopeptide transporter 1-like, translated to MAGVDGDTFPVHTKDHDESKLSIKDDDEAEEVDDSPIEQVRLTVPITDDPSLPALTFRTWVIGMASCIILSFVNQFFSYRTTPISVSSVSAQIVSLPIGKLMAATLPTTVYKLPILNWSFTLNPGPFNLKEHALITILATCGYSGPYALNIVAIVKAFYHRSINPIAAFLLSLTTQMLGYGWAGIFRKFLVDSPYMWWPANLVQVSLFRAFHEKEHRPKGGNTRLQFFFLVFIASFTYYTIPGYFFQSISTISIVCLIWKKSVTAQQIGSGMKGLGIGSFTLDWNTVAGFLDSPLPVPGFAIINLLAGFFIFIYMVVPITYWNNFYEAKKFPLITSQTFDSTGAIYNVSRILNETTFDIDLDNYNSYSKLYLSVIFAFDYGLSFAILTATISHVFLFHGKEILVMWRKTTAALKEQTGDVHTRIMKKNYAQVPEWWFMTILVLMIILALFCCEGFGKQLQLPWWGVLLSLVIALVFTLPVGVIQATTNMQPGLNVITELIIGYLYPGKPLANVTFKTYGYISMAQALTFIRDFKLGHYMKIAPRSMFIVQLAGTVVGTTANFATAWWLLTSIPNICNPALLPEGSPWTCPGDEVFYNASIIWGVIGPQRMFTKDGIYPGMNWFFLIGLLAPVPVWLLARKYPNHKWIELIHLPLIFAGGSSIPPVRAVNYLSWGAVGIFFNFYIYKKYKTWWARHTYILSAALDAGIAFMGVLLYFALQNYDIFGPDWWGLDGSDHCPLATCPTAPGVITKGCPTF